A region of Sugiyamaella lignohabitans strain CBS 10342 chromosome A, complete sequence DNA encodes the following proteins:
- a CDS encoding Cell division control protein 45-like protein: MSLHRPFLSRTAFNFCLGGCGVTRFIHSGPSRLYPRSVPWKSLKNSLEDEEEETAKPWDYNRTSSTSKSKGTVDLFSEPLNNPSNGVDGDTHVSENTFHVQRPFQSENDGTTTTEKERLIFTKILDSILYQRDRNNSKQQRRKGSVGTSSEGSTKSVTSSLQALFESNDNLEKLASSASTSSTAHENSSPLFGGSRHLPNVKLEIATEDVRKMPLSYGSLIQKDAGERNQSKSLQIQQQEKERLLSHISPVLDYIDSLETDQEVVDYYVKHITERFTPESISNGLGSNSSSEAADASTSQITASTNLTSPVNPLEPPLTKEYLPFYLVKCMSVLCSSFDDPSEAICLFELSKRVGIEFYACACSVDVYNEMLQIRWEFFRDLYAVESLVSEMHVNAVQGNNRTVDILGNISRDSIDAKHGILGINGVPLWTEEDDERVRKLNQYRLRITATLASLEGFTLPFVA, translated from the coding sequence ATGTCATTACATCGGCCGTTTCTCTCGAGAACTgcttttaatttttgtCTTGGTGGATGTGGAGTAACCCGCTTCATCCATTCGGGGCCGTCACGCTTATACCCGCGAAGTGTACCATGGAAAAGTTTGAAGAATTCTCttgaagacgaagaggaagaaaccGCCAAGCCATGGGATTACAACagaacttcttcaactaGTAAATCTAAAGGTACGGtggatttattttcagaacCGTTGAATAATCCTAGCAATGGCGTAGATGGAGATACTCATGTTTCTGAAAATACATTCCATGTTCAAAGACCATTTCAGTCGGAAAACGATGGCACAACCACAACTGAAAAGGAAAGATTGATATTTACCAAGATCCTCGATTCAATTCTCTACCAACGAGACAGGAATAATTCTAAACAACAACGACGAAAAGGTAGCGTTGGAACTTCTTCGGAAGGATCTACTAAATCAGTCACATCCAGTCTTCAAGCTCTTTTTGAAAGTAACGATAATCTGGAAAAAttggcatcttcagcatcgACTTCTAGCACAGCTCATGAAAATAGCTCTCCATTATTTGGTGGCTCTAGACATCTGCCAAATGTCAAACTAGAAATTGCTACTGAAGACGTTCGTAAAATGCCTCTCTCATATGGATCCTTGATTCAAAAAGATGCCGGTGAACGAAATCAATCGAAGAGCTTGcaaattcaacaacaagaaaaagaacgaCTATTATCGCATATTTCACCTGTGCTTGACTATATTGACAGTTTGGAAACCGATCAGGAAGTGGTCGATTATTATGTTAAACACATTACAGAAAGATTTACCCCAGAGTCTATATCGAATGGGCTTGGCAGCaactcatcatcagaagCTGCCGATGCCAGTACGTCTCAAATTACTGCATCAACTAACTTAACATCCCCAGTGAATCCACTAGAACCACCATTAACTAAAGAGTACCTACCGTTTTATCTTGTCAAATGCATGTCTGTTCTATGCTCCTCATTTGACGACCCCTCAGAAGCCATTTGtctttttgaactttcGAAAAGAGTGGGCATAGAATTTTACGCCTGTGCATGCTCAGTAGATGTATACAATGAGATGCTTCAAATTCGCTGGGAGTTTTTCCGAGACTTGTATGCTGTAGAATCGCTTGTGTCCGAGATGCACGTCAATGCTGTCCAAGGCAACAATCGTACCGTCGACATTCTTGGCAACATATCTAGAGACTCTATTGATGCTAAGCATGGTATCCTCGGTATTAATGGTGTTCCTCTTTggacagaagaagacgatgaacGTGTTCGTAAATTAAACCAGTATCGACTACGTATCACGGCAACGCTTGCTTCCCTCGAAGGTTTTACCTTGCCATTTGTAGCTTGA
- the PEX14 gene encoding Pex14p (Central component of the peroxisomal protein import machinery; peroxisomal membrane peroxin; interacts with both PTS1 (Pex5p) and PTS2 (Pex7p), peroxisomal matrix protein signal recognition factors and membrane receptor Pex13p; GO_component: GO:0016020 - membrane [Evidence IEA]; GO_component: GO:0005778 - peroxisomal membrane [Evidence IEA,IEA]; GO_component: GO:0005778 - peroxisomal membrane [Evidence IDA] [PMID 9094717]; GO_component: GO:0005778 - peroxisomal membrane [Evidence IDA] [PMID 9312008]; GO_component: GO:0005777 - peroxisome [Evidence IEA]; GO_function: GO:0030674 - protein binding, bridging [Evidence IPI] [PMID 9094717]; GO_function: GO:0030674 - protein binding, bridging [Evidence IPI] [PMID 9312008]; GO_process: GO:0016560 - protein import into peroxisome matrix, docking [Evidence IEA]; GO_process: GO:0016560 - protein import into peroxisome matrix, docking [Evidence IMP,IPI] [PMID 16107331]; GO_process: GO:0016560 - protein import into peroxisome matrix, docking [Evidence IPI] [PMID 9094717]; GO_process: GO:0016560 - protein import into peroxisome matrix, docking [Evidence IPI] [PMID 9312008]; GO_process: GO:0015031 - protein transport [Evidence IEA]; GO_process: GO:0006810 - transport [Evidence IEA]) — protein sequence MRDELVRSAITFLNDPEVAGASLAKRVEFLESKGLTKEEIEEALRQNEQAGSQKTTSTNSNSPVSYSNGPQLPPPLSLPPSIPERDWKDHFIMATVSVGVAYGIYEVSKRYILPMILPATPSSLEADKSALEVEFARTETLLEQLQKDTNEIKEEEAKRKEQFSSMIQEAHDAIETVKGQAQNIESDVDLIKSHVYSIKESLPKAVDKHRELQDKALQELQDELKSLKQLISNRIKTTGSSSGPPPASSVPSFISKPITASSPLPAGASSSTSPVQKPLASSAAPSVPPSFPVPPIPSSSGHTRAPSSEQPSASSPSTVGTSPVAGTTRPGIPAWQLAATSASSSS from the coding sequence ATGAGAGACGAGTTAGTGAGATCCGCGATTACGTTTCTGAATGACCCGGAAGTGGCTGGTGCCAGTCTGGCCAAACGGGTCGAGTTTTTAGAGTCCAAAGGGCTGACCAAGGAAGAGATCGAAGAAGCGCTTCGCCAGAACGAACAAGCAGGATCACAGaaaacaacttcaacaaacaGTAACAGTCCAGTGTCATATTCAAATGGTCCTCAACTACCGCCGCCATTGTCTCTTCCACCTTCAATCCCAGAAAGAGACTGGAAAGACCATTTTATCATGGCTACTGTAAGCGTGGGAGTAGCTTATGGCATTTACGAAGTTTCGAAACGATACATTTTGCCAATGATATTGCCAGCTACTCCCTCTTCTCTAGAAGCAGACAAGTCAGCATTAGAAGTTGAATTTGCCAGAACAGAAACCCTGCTGGAACAGCTACAGAAGGACACAAACGAGATCAAGGAAGAGGAGGCTAAACGAAAAGAACAATTTTCATCTATGATCCAAGAGGCTCACGACGCAATTGAAACTGTAAAGGGCCAAGCACAGAATATCGAGTCAGATGTTGATCTAATCAAGTCTCATGTTTATAGCATCAAAGAATCGCTTCCTAAAGCCGTTGATAAACACAGAGAATTGCAGGACAAAGCGCTCCAGGAACTACAAGACGAGCTCAAATCATTGAAACAACTGATTTCCAATCGCATAAAGACCACTGGTAGCTCAAGTGGACCACCTCCAGCATCATCAGTGCCCTCCTTTATATCCAAACCAATTACAGCATCGTCGCCTTTACCAGCAGGAGCATCCTCTTCAACATCGCCAGTACAGAAACCATTAGCATCTTCTGCAGCTCCTTCGGTTCCTCCTTCTTTCCCTGTACCTCCAATTCCGAGTTCCAGTGGTCATACAAGAGCACCTTCCTCTGAACAGCCCAGTGCATCATCCCCGTCAACCGTAGGAACTTCTCCGGTCGCCGGAACTACCAGACCTGGAATTCCTGCTTGGCAGCTCGCAGCAACCTctgcatcatcatcgtcataa
- the TFC6 gene encoding transcription factor TFIIIC subunit TFC6, whose amino-acid sequence MSTRRSSRRTKKQIDYSKIGDIDGISDDELAGKQKRHEVESESDEFELDDKNDENAEEDDDEEIDLAAEDEEDDDHNGEAEEDLDDVDIIRTTTKAKTKKSKPRSEDEDTYLENGTYVNGNRNALKSNKMPKPVALRPSKAPGVRAESLKERFQLFYGNNDSAFVYGINQRIKWGMRPFIPEPELFEVPKRVTRLHQKYINAGVGNVETSTDSDSEPEDDVYLFTEEEVSEKQVLIHINSQEMASYVPGSLKTMKIFTDKACDVPVQLPCFEPTFIHKSHPQAGIIANAGSFICASSWAPGFDGEYQYLAVATLPENSSGEATSIYPQISAFATQPSPTSIQVYRLNTNIPDGSTSPEDYFQLVAVFATESGPITKLAWRPLGPSPSAPDTELAQTKTNKTSKTKGKGVANNITHIGVLAAGFQDGKARLLDVKVNAPPSGPSGSKSREPLYVKVDKFLREYSLDSKITCIAWRTLNTIVLGTADGFIAEFDVSDTSIDGIYPSFYIPVHDSFINLIVTCFPFYENLVFTSSADGFTRLVDVRDIQRSRTISTRFKGYTTCASYCAQLSSFVSLEDTFTTKITPIRRLNILQGATNITRHEASVSSVSGSYLHPMIISGGADGTLHIGNAIRRSTVSKRQTNAIYKETILWEFDAPEKFPDTCKFVDILQAKDLPKAPAIERQFIYPRTAVVSSVEWNQNQIAGSWYVAGLSSGVLRIENLACPQ is encoded by the coding sequence ATGTCGACTCGAAGGAGCTCGCGACGAACCAAAAAGCAGATCGACTATTCGAAGATTGGCGATATTGATGGGAtatctgatgatgaattggccggaaaacaaaagagaCATGAAGTAGAGTCCGAGTCGGACGAGTTTGAACTCGATGACAAGAATGACGAGAAtgctgaagaggatgacgacgaagaaatAGATCTCGCagccgaagatgaagaagatgatgatcaTAAtggagaagctgaagaggatCTTGATGACGTAGATATTATAAGAACTACCACTAAGGCcaagacgaagaagagtaaGCCGAGATCggaagatgaagacacATACCTCGAGAATGGTACATATGTCAATGGCAATCGGAATGCTCtgaaatcaaataaaatgcCAAAACCTGTGGCTCTGCGACCGTCGAAAGCCCCGGGGGTTCGCGCAGAGAGTTTAAAAGAGCGATTTCAGCTCTTTTATGGCAATAATGATTCAGCTTTTGTATATGGGATTAACCAGAGAATTAAATGGGGAATGCGGCCATTTATTCCTGAACCGGAGTTGTTTGAAGTCCCCAAAAGAGTGACACGATTGcatcaaaaatatatcaacgCTGGTGTTGGAAATGTTGAAACCTCAACTGATAGTGATTCAGAGCCAGAGGACGATGTTTATCTGtttactgaagaagaagtatcAGAGAAGCAAGTGCTTATTCACATAAATTCCCAGGAAATGGCAAGTTATGTGCCTGGTAGCTTGAAAACTATGAAAATATTCACAGATAAGGCGTGCGATGTACCAGTTCAATTACCATGTTTCGAACCAACTTTCATTCACAAATCACACCCCCAAGCTGGTATTATAGCAAATGCCGGTTCGTTTATATGTGCATCTTCTTGGGCACCTGGATTTGATGGTGAATACCAATATCTAGCAGTGGCCACTTTGCCTGAGAATAGCTCAGGCGAGGCCACATCCATCTATCCACAAATCTCAGCGTTTGCAACCCAGCCATCACCAACTTCAATTCAAGTATATCGCTTGAATACCAACATCCCAGACGGAAGTACTTCTCCAGAAGACTATTTCCAACTTGTAGCAGTGTTTGCAACCGAATCGGGTCCGATCACCAAACTTGCTTGGAGACCCCTGGGTCCATCTCCCTCTGCACCTGACACTGAATTGGCTCAAACGAAGACAAATAAAACATCCAAGACGAAGGGAAAAGGAGTAGCAAATAATATCACCCATATTGGAGTTCTGGCAGCAGGTTTCCAAGATGGTAAAGCCCGTTTATTGGATGTTAAAGTAAACGCGCCGCCTTCAGGACCATCTGGCTCTAAGAGTCGGGAACCACTGTATGTGAAAGTAGACAAGTTTCTTCGTGAGTACTCACTAGACTCGAAAATCACTTGTATAGCATGGCGAACTCTGAATACAATAGTATTGGGCACAGCGGATGGGTTCATAGCCGAATTTGATGTGAGTGATACTTCCATAGACGGCATCTACCCATCATTCTATATTCCAGTGCACGACTCGTTCATCAATCTGATAGTTACGTGTTTTCCGTTCTATGAGAACCTAGTATTCACATCTTCTGCAGACGGATTCACGAGGTTAGTAGATGTCCGGGACATTCAGCGAAGTAGAACGATTTCCACCCGATTCAAAGGATACACCACGTGTGCTTCCTACTGCGCTCAACTTAGTTCGTTTGTGTCACTGGAGGACACtttcaccaccaaaatcaCGCCCATACGGAGATTAAACATTCTTCAAGGAGCCACGAACATTACTAGGCACGAAGCGTCGGTATCCAGTGTGTCTGGCTCCTATTTGCATCCCATGATCATCTCTGGAGGTGCTGATGGCACGCTACATATCGGTAATGCCATTCGGCGGTCGACAGTAAGCAAACGTCAGACGAACGCTATTTATAAAGAGACCATACTCTGGGAATTCGATGCTCCAGAAAAGTTCCCTGATACATGCAAGTTCGTGGACATTCTCCAGGCAAAAGATCTCCCCAAAGCACCTGCCATCGAGCGACAGTTCATATATCCTCGAACAGCAGTTGTTTCAAGTGTAGAGTGGAATCAGAACCAAATCGCTGGCTCCTGGTACGTCGCGGGACTCAGTTCAGGCGTGCTTCGAATAGAGAACCTTGCTTGTCCCCAATAG